Proteins from a genomic interval of Arvicola amphibius chromosome 14, mArvAmp1.2, whole genome shotgun sequence:
- the Tent5c gene encoding terminal nucleotidyltransferase 5C, whose protein sequence is MAEEGSITRDCESLSVLNWDQVSRLHEVLTEVVPIHGRGNFPTLEITLKDIVQTVRSRLEEAGIKVQDVRLNGSAAGHVLVKDNGLGCKDLDLIFHVALPTEAEFQLVRDVVLCSLLNFLPEGVNKLKISPVTLKEAYVQKLVKVCTDADRWSLISLSNKNGRNVELKFVDSIRRQFEFSVDSFQIILDSLLFFYDCSSNPISEHFHPTVIGESVYGDFEEAFDHLQNRLIATKNPEEIRGGGLLKYSNLLVRDFRPADQEEIKTLERYMCSRFFIDFPDILEQQRKLETYLQNHFAEEERSKYDYLMILRRVVNESTVCLMGHERRQTLNLISLLALRVLAEQNIIPSATNVTCYYQPAPYVSDGNFNNYYIAHPPVTYSQPYPTWLPCN, encoded by the coding sequence ATGGCAGAGGAGGGCAGCATTACCAGGGACTGTGAGTCCCTCAGCGTGCTCAACTGGGATCAGGTTAGCCGGCTGCATGAGGTCCTGACTGAGGTCGTACCCATCCATGGACGAGGCAACTTTCCAACCTTGGAGATCACCCTTAAGGACATCGTCCAGACTGTCCGCAGTCGGCTGGAGGAGGCGGGCATCAAGGTTCAGGACGTCCGACTGAATGGCTCTGCGGCTGGCCACGTTTTGGTCAAAGACAACGGCCTGGGTTGCAAAGATCTGGATCTCATCTTTCACGTGGCTCTTCCCACAGAGGCAGAATTTCAGCTGGTGAGAGATGTGGTCTTGTGTTCCCTTCTGAACTTTCTGCCAGAGGGCGTGAACAAGCTCAAAATCAGCCCGGTGACCCTGAAGGAGGCCTATGTGCAGAAGCTGGTGAAGGTTTGCACAGACGCAGACCGCTGGAGCCTGATTTCCCTCTCCAACAAGAATGGCAGGAACGTGGAGCTCAAGTTCGTTGACTCAATCCGGCGCCAGTTTGAGTTCAGCGTGGACTCCTTTCAGATCATCCTAGACTCTCTGCTCTTTTTCTATGACTGCTCCAGTAATCCCATCTCTGAGCATTTCCACCCCACCGTGATCGGGGAGAGTGTGTACGGGGACTTTGAGGAAGCCTTTGACCATCTCCAGAACCGGCTGATCGCCACCAAGAACCCTGAGGAGATCCGAGGCGGGGGTCTTCTTAAGTACAGCAACCTCCTGGTGCGGGACTTCAGGCCTGCAGACCAGGAGGAAATCAAGACTCTCGAGCGCTACATGTGCTCCAGGTTTTTCATCGACTTCCCAGACATCCTGGAACAGCAGAGGAAGCTGGAGACCTACCTTCAAAACCACTTCGCCGAAGAAGAGAGAAGCAAGTACGACTACCTCATGATTCTCCGCAGGGTTGTGAATGAAAGCACCGTGTGCCTCATGGGGCATGAACGCAGGCAGACCCTGAACCTCATCTCTCTCCTGGCCTTGCGAGTGCTGGCAGAGCAAAACATCATCCCCAGCGCCACCAATGTCACCTGTTACTACCAGCCGGCTCCTTATGTCAGCGACGGCAACTTCAACAACTATTACATTGCCCATCCTCCAGTTACCTACAGCCAGCCTTATCCTACATGGCTGCCCTGTAACTAA